In Nostoc piscinale CENA21, the genomic stretch CGCCGCACATTATTGGAATGGGATGATCATCGTCCAAGCGCCAGTGCATCTGGCGGAAGTGGTGCAAGCACTAGTCAACCAGTCCCATCGCCCAATTTTAGGAATTGCAGGCCCAGCAGTGCAAGTTGCAGCCACAAAGCAAGTTTTGGGACTAGTTGAACAACCAATTCAACTTGATGACAGTGAAATATTGTTATCTTTAACCTTGCAAAATTTACAAGTACCTCCCGCTTTAGCATCAGGAGAAGTTGAATGTCGTTTACCTTACCCAGAAGAATTTGATTTACTTAGCTATTGGTGTGCTGACTATAATATCGAAGCCTTGGGACATCTCCACACGCCTGATTTAGTCTTAAATTGTCGTCGTGAGTTAGAAGCACGCCAAGCCAGAGCGAGACATTGGATTTTAGTAGCCCAAGATATGCCCATCGCTTATACAACTTTTAATGCTTGGCTACCTGATATTGTGCAGATTGGTGGCGTATGGACACCACCAGCCTTAAGGAGTAGAGGTTACGCCAAATGTGTAGTAGCTGGCTCATTATTAGAAGCGCGATCGCACGGAGTTGAACGTGCTATCTTATTTACCAATCGAGAAAATTATCCAGCCCTAGCAGCATACCAAGCGATCGGTTTTCGTCCCACTGGCGAAGAATTTGGTTTGGTAATGTTTCAGTAAACATCAACATAAAGGGAACAGGGAAGGGATTTACACTCCTATCAAGCCTCAAGGGACTTGCAGAAAAGAAAATATCTAATTTTCGAGAGAGGATATTTTTCTTTTTCCCCCTGTCTCCTGCCTACGCAGTGATAGTATATTTTTGAGTTGGAAGTCCCTTATGCCCAGTAAAACAGTTATGATTCAGCACATCTGTGCAGGAATCTCAAAACTCTTTCTCCCCCTGCTCCCTGCTCCTTTGCAGCCTTTATGATCAGTCTTTTAACGGTCACAATATGAGAGGTACAAGCCCAATTGTTGCATCTGAGCAACTGGCAACTCAGCAACTCTCAACCGTCAGGCGATTTTTACAATACCTGCGACCATATCGCAAAGAAATTCCCATTGCCTTGACATTAGTACTAATTGGTGCATCAACTCAGGCGATCGCACCTTTTTTGCTTGGTTGGTCAGTTGACCATCTAATTGCCCAAGGTAATTTACCCGGTTTGTTGCTGCTGTTAGGACTATTAGCAATCATCTACGTACTTGGTATTTCGGCAACCCGTGGTCAAATTATGCGTGTTGGCTGGATTATGCAGCGATTACTGGCACAACTGCGCCAAGATATCTTTCTGAAAATTCAGAGTTTGCCACTCAGCTTTTTTGACCGCAGTGAAGCAGGCGATTTGATGAGTCGCCTACTAAATGATGTCAATACAGTCAATCAAGCATTTGGACAAACCGTCGCCCAAATGTTGGGTAACGTTTTTAGTTTGATTGGGATTGTCATTGCTATGTTGGCGATTAATGTACAACTCGGTTTATTGAGTAACCTAGTTGTGCCACTGATGATTTTTACTACTAGCTTATTTGCTCGTTGGGCTAGAACTAAATTTCGCGTCACTCGTCAAACCATTGGCGACCTTTCCGCCAAATTAGAAGAAGATATTAGTAGTGTGCGCGAAGCCCAAGCATTTAACCGCGTACAAACCAATATTCAAGAATTCGACCTCCTCAACGCAGCTAACCGGGATGCCAATGTCGAAGCGGTAGCCATTACTGCGGCGTTTTTACCTTCAATTGATTTTCTTAACACCCTCGCCACCGCAGGCGTACTCGCTTATGGTGGTTATCTCGCTGTTACTGGAGCCGCAACCGTTGGTGTAGTCACATCCTTTCTACTCTACGTCCAACAATTTTTTTCGCCCGATTCAAATTCTCAGCCAGTTTTACACTCAAGCACAATCAGCCTTTGCCGGACTAGAGCGAATTTTTCTGCTCTTAGATGAACCAGCCCGACTCCAAGATGCGCGGAATGCGGAAGAAATGCCAGCAATTCAAGGCGAGGTGAGATTTGAGAATGTCACCTTTGGCTATAATCCAGAGCAACTCGTTCTCAAAGGAGTAAATTTACACGCCAGTCCTGGACAAATGATTGCACTGGTAGGGCCGACAGGTTCAGGTAAAACGACAATCATTAATTTGATATTGCGTTTTTATGATGTCTCTGGTGGAGCAGTCAAAATAGATGACATCGATGTGCGGAGTGTTACCCAAGCAAGTTTGCGCCGTCAGATTGGCATTGTTTTGCAAGATAATATTCTGTTCAGTGGAACTGTAGCCGAAAATATCGCCTTTGGCGCTCCTTACGCCAGCCAAGCCGAAATTGAAAGTGCGGCTCAATTGGCAAATGTGCATGAATTTATTACTTCATTACCACAAGGTTATGCAACTCAATTAGGTGAACGAGGTGCGCCCCTCAGTCAAGGACAGCGACAACTCATTAGTATTGCCCGTGCGGTGTTGATTAATCCCCGGATTTTGATTTTAGATGAAGCAACTAGTAGTATTGATACCCGTACAGAAGCATTAGTACAGAGTGCGATCGCGCGGTTGTTACAAGGTCGTACCAGCTTTGTCATTGCTCACCGCCTCAGCACCGTCACCCAAGCAGATCAAGTCTTAGTCATTCAACAAGGACAAATTGTCGAACAAGGCACTCATACACAACTAATAGAACAACAAGGAGTCTATGCCAATCTTTATAGCCTCCAACTAGGAGCAAATAATTCATAGGCATCATCTCAAACCTATCAATGGTATATCTGGAAATTGTTGCTCAAATTTGATTATGTCTGTTCAAGTCTACGGCATACCCAACTGTGGTACTTGCAAAAAAGCTCTAACTTGGCTGCAAAACAACCAAATTGACTATGAGTTTATCAACACCAAAGAAACACCACCTACCCGTGAGCAAGTCGAAAACTGGGTAAAGTCTCTGGGTTCTGCTGCCATACGAAATACCTCCGGGCAATCTTACCGCGCTTTAGGCGAACAAAAAAAAGACTTGGACTGAACAACAATGGATAGACGCATTCACACTTGATGCTATGTTACTCAAACGCCCATTGTTCGTTAAAGATGGAACAGCCGTATTGACTGGTTTCAAGAATGAGACATTAGTGCGAGAAAAATTAAATCTAAGCTGAGTCTCTCCCTTCCCTTGTCCCCCTTCCACTTCCACCCCGACTGCAACTTGGTATCAAATCAGCTTGGTTCCAAAATCGAACCCATAAACAAAATGCTACCTGTTTGATTATCTCGAATGGCACAGAAGAAAGGACGGTCAACAATCATACGGAATGGTTCTGGCTTTTCTCTCACGGATGTGGCTACAATTCCTACTGATGTCGCTGCCGCCGCTTCTGTACCTTCTTCATTGACTTCCACAAAAGTTTTATGTTTTACTTCGCTAATAGCTAAATCTTTCCCCATTCCAGAAAAATTAGCTTGTTGACTAAAAGCTTCTTGCATCCCTAAAGCTTTTAGGGCATCGTTGAGTGTAACTTCGTAGTCGGTTTTAAACTTGGGTAGGCGAATGAAACCTTCTTGGCTATGAAATTGTGTTAACCATTTTTCCCAGTTTTGGGCATTTAAGTTTTGATAAAAAGATTTGAGATTGGAGTTTTGTTTTGGCAGAAAGACATAAAAGCTAACTTTGCCATCTTTGCCATAAGGTAAATTTACTGCTTGAAATTGCTCGTTTTCATAATATTGATACTCCCCAGTTTGGGACATCATAGAGTGTAGTTTTTGCTGTCCTGATGCGCTGTAAAAAGGATGTTCAGCAGTTTGGTTTTTATCAAACTTCTCACTCCATTGCCCTTTAAAGTAAATAGCATTAATTAAAAACAGCACTTGATTGGGTTTTATTTGGTCAACTATTTTGTTGATTTTGCCTTGGGTATTATCATTAACCCAGTTATTAATAGTATTTAAGGCAGATGCAGATTTAAAGTCTAAATTGGCTACTTTGGCTTTGTAAAATTCTTGGTTTCGTTGCAAAAAGTCTGGACGCAAATTCACATCTTTATTTACCCAAAGTGAGTTAGCAATACTTAACTGCACATTAGTATCAGGATTTTCTAAACCACTTTTTAAAGTAGCATAATTAGAGTTAATTTCTGGCAGACTCAAACCTTGTAATTCCAGGGTTTTAGCCATTGCCTGCTGGGTAGAACCACTAGCACCGTTATAAGTCATAGCTAAGGCGATCGCTACACTAGTAGGTGAAATAAAAATGTTTTTTTTCGTTACTTTCTGCTTGTAAAATTTCCGAAAACAACTTAAAGCCAAATTTGTTATTAGCATTTACTAATTTTGTATCAGCTTTGACGGTTTTTTTTTGCAATGGTAATTCTGGTTGAGGCATTTTCGAGTCGGCAAGAGCATCACTATTACTATTGACTTGAGAACAACCAAGTACACCTAGCAAAACTACACTCGCAGCCGCTAGAACATAGCGTCTTCCTAGACTCACAGCGTAACGTCTTTGCAGAAAACTTGCTTTCATTCCGCTTAACTTTTGCCGATTCATTCTTCCACCTCACTTACCAAGATTAATCAAGATTGATGCTCAATGCGTTAATGATTAACTATTGCATTAATTCGAGGCTCATCCTTTGACGGTTACAGTTTTTGTAACGGCAATCAAAAGGAAGTGGTAAATGGGAAATGAATCTACTTATGTATAGAAACGAGTAGAAATACTATCAGATTACCATAGCAGGGGATAAGGGAATTGGATTCTGAACCAGGGAGTATAGTTGTAAATTTGACTGGGCTGAAATTTGATTTTGTGGCATCATAATAGTAGTACTCCGATATAGGGATTACATAAAGGCGATCGCAGACTCTTGGCCGAGGGCGATTGCTTTTTCCATAGCTTGGAATAAAGTATGAAATTATACTAAAACAACCTCTAACTTAAGTTAAAAATTCAAAATATCTAACGACTCTTCAATTTGTAAATCTAACACTCGTCCTCGCGCATCTTTAAGCGCATCTAATTTACCTTCTTTACGATAAAGTTCTACAGCTTTTTGAAAATCTATAATTGCTGCTTGCTTATCGCCGATTTCTGATTGCACATTGCCGCGATTATAATAAGCATTGGCATAATTTGGATTAATTTGTATAGCTTGAGTATAATCTTCAAAAGCCCCGGCATGATCGCCTAAATCATAACGAGCATTACCGCGATTATAATAAGCATGGGCATCATCAGGGTTAATAGCAATTACTTGAGTATAATCATCAATTGCACCTTCATAATCACCAATATCTGCACGCGCGTTACCACGGTTTTTATAAGCAATAGCATCGTGAGGATTTAACTTAATAGCTTTAGTAAAGCTTTGCTGATACCCTAAAAAATAACGTGCCATGTCACGGTTTTGATAATTTATGGCATAGTTAGGATTAATTTTAAGTGCTTGGCTGTAATCTTCAATTGCGCCTTGATTATCCCCTAAATGCGAACGAGCATCGGCACGATTTTTTATAAGCTACTGCTAGATGAGGATTGATATTAATTGCCTGAGAGTAATCATTAATTGCTGAAGTGTAATCGCTTAATTGATAACTCGCTAATCCACGTTTAATATATAGCTTGGCATCACTGAAGTTAAGTTGAATAGCTTGGGAATAATCTGCGATCGCTTCTGTATAATCTCCTATTTGATAATAGCTTAACCCACGTTGATAATAAATTTCTGCATCATTTGGGTGTAATTTTAAAGCTTGACTGTAGTTAGCGATCGCATTTGCATATTGTCCCTTGATAAAAAAAATCATTACCTAGTTTGACATAATCAATTTCTGTCTGCATAACCAAAAATTTCTTATCTTGATTAACTGCGTGACGCGCAACTAAAATTGGTGTTTTCTGATTATCTTCTGACCGAAATTCCTGATAATTAATAGTAGATTGATATTGTTCTAAATAACAACGCAAACCACCACCATATAATAATTGTTCTATCCCAAAGGCAATTCTCCCTGTTTTGAGTTTAATCATCCGAGTCGGTAAAAATCCGGCTAAAAAAAGATGATACTCAGATTGCGCTTCGTGTACTTCTTCTTGAATTAAAATACAAACTACAACAGCATTTTTTTCTACTTCTTCCGAACTAACAGACCATCTCACCCGATCAAGGCCACCATGCCGAGATTTGACTTCAATTCCGACTGATGGGTTAGTAGTTAGGGTAAAATCTATCTTGCCATCGCCACCAAAGCGTTTCTCATAGTCAACTTCGGTAATTAAATCAGCCAAACGTTCTTTAACAACTTCCTCACCTAATTTACCTTTGAGGTAGCTGATAAAAACATCACGTACTGGCGAAACCCGCTTGTATTTTTCAGCCATTTGCCAGCAAAAGTCGCGGAGTATTTTTAATCTCTCCCCAGAAATTATAGTTAATTCACTATATTGACCTTCTGTTTCGCAACGTAGCAGAGAACCAGATGTTAGCCTTTGAATAAAATCAGACTGTAGCGATCGCAGTAGCGTAATCCAGTCCATTGATATATCACAATCCTATTTGATTTCTAAACATCTTGTCGAGACAGGGAGTCGGGAGACTGATATATCTGCGAATGTGAGAATTAGATTATTTTATTCAAATATCCCAAATGCGTAAACATTTCCCCTGAAAAACACTCTTTACCACATCCTATCTACCTTGTATCCCTTCCCTTGTCTCTAATTTCTCTAGAAGAATTTAGGCTGCTCATAGACTTTGCGAATGGCTAATTGCAATAATTATTGATAAACTGAATCAGCGATATGGTTTTACCTAAATCAGTAATACTATATACAAAAAAATTATTGTAATTAACAGTAATACCCGGTACAAGCTCAGAACCATTGTATACAGATAGTACTTATCAGTAATTAACATTATTTATGGCAGTATTACACCCTTCTCCTTTAGGTGGCAAAAAAAATACACGTACAGTCGGGCGCAATTTTCAGTCTATATTTTTGATGATATTTACCCTCACAATGTTAAGTGGCATCGGTGCGCGGTTAGCATATTTGCAAATTGTTGAGGGAAACACACACCGCCAACGCGCAGAGTCTAACCGCATTCGAGTTATTGCCAAACAGCCAGAACGGGGGAATATTTTTGACCGTAATGGCAAACTTCTGGCCAGTACTCGTTATCCTCGTTCTGTGTATCTTTGGCCAATGGCGCATACCAAACCTTCTTGGCCAATTGTGGGGCCGAGGTTAGCCAGCATTTTAGATATTCCCCAAGCAGACATTGAAAAAAAGCTAGACGAAGCAGGTGCAAATTCATCTTCTTTAATTAGAATTGCCCGTGATTTAAACGAAGCCCAAGTCACAGCAATCAAGGAGTATGAAAACGAACTACCAGAAGTTGAAATTCATACGGAAGCTGTGCGTTACTACCCCCACGGCACAGCCTTAGCTCATGTACTAGGTTATACCAGAGAATTAACGGCAGAACAGTTAAAAGAAAGAAAAAAAGATGGCTACCGTTTAGGTGATGTTATTGGCCAAATGGGAGTCGAAAAAGCTTATGAGAAACTATTGCGGGGTGAATGGGGTGGTCAGCAAGTAGAAGTAGATGGGGCTGGGCGACCATTGCGGGTATTAGGAGAAAAACAAGCCAAAGCCGGGAATGATTTGCATTTAACTTTAGATTTAGACATTCAAAGGGCTGCCGAAAAAGCTTTAGGCGATCGCGACGGTGCTATAGTAGCCATCAACCCCAAAAATGGTGCAGTTTTAGCCTTAGTTTCTCATCCCACCTTTGACCCCAACATCTTTTCTAAACAAAAACTCACGCAAAAAGACTGGGAATCAGTACAAGGTGAAGACCATCCCCTAGTGAATCGCGCCCTCAGCGCCTTTCCCCCCGCCAGCACCTTTAAAATTGTCACAACCACGGCTGGCTTAGAATCAGGAAAATTTTCTCCCAGCACCATTTTACAAACCTACGGTTCCTTAAATATTGGCGGAACCCGATTTGGCGAGTGGAACCATGCAGGTTTCGGGCCTTTGGGATTTGTCGGCGCGATGCAATGGAGTAGTGACACTTTCTTTTATCAAATAGGTAGAGGTGTTGGCGGCCCGACTTTAATTGAATGGACTCGTAAATATGGATTTGGTCAAAAAACTGGTTTTGAGTTCGCCTCAGAAGAAACCAAAGGTTTAGTCCCGGATGAAAATTGGAAACAAAAAGCTTGGAAAATACCCTGGACTGTAGGCGACACAATTAATATGTCTATTGGTCAAGGTGCTTTACAAACCACACCTTTACAAGTAGCGATTATGTTTGCAGTCCCCGCTAACGGCGGCTATCGAGTCCAGCCACATTTACTTAAAGATAATGAAGATGCTCAAAATTGGCGCGAATCTTTAAATATGAAGCCGACAACCGTTAAAATTTTGCGTGATGGACTACGCAAAGTTGTTTCTGACGGTACAGGTAAGGTTTTAAATAAACCCACAATTCCTCCTGTAGCGGGTAAAAGTGGTACAGCCGAAGCCTGGAAACGGCGTGTTAAACAAAATCATGCTTGGTTTGGTGCTTACGCACCAGCCGATAATCCAGACCTGCTAATTGTCGCCTTTGCAGAACATTCTGGTGGTGGTGGTGGTAGCGTCGCCGCCCCCATGATTCTACAAATTATGGAAGACTATTACCAAAAAAAATACCCAGGTAAATATCAAAAACCAGAGGCGAAAAAACAATAGTTTGAAAAATTGCTAAGTCTGGTAATGTTTGGTTTCTCAAAATAAAATTCAGGAGTCAGGAGCGAGAATTTGGTATTACATTCTCGGTGATATTCTTGACTTTGACTTC encodes the following:
- the mrdA gene encoding penicillin-binding protein 2, with translation MAVLHPSPLGGKKNTRTVGRNFQSIFLMIFTLTMLSGIGARLAYLQIVEGNTHRQRAESNRIRVIAKQPERGNIFDRNGKLLASTRYPRSVYLWPMAHTKPSWPIVGPRLASILDIPQADIEKKLDEAGANSSSLIRIARDLNEAQVTAIKEYENELPEVEIHTEAVRYYPHGTALAHVLGYTRELTAEQLKERKKDGYRLGDVIGQMGVEKAYEKLLRGEWGGQQVEVDGAGRPLRVLGEKQAKAGNDLHLTLDLDIQRAAEKALGDRDGAIVAINPKNGAVLALVSHPTFDPNIFSKQKLTQKDWESVQGEDHPLVNRALSAFPPASTFKIVTTTAGLESGKFSPSTILQTYGSLNIGGTRFGEWNHAGFGPLGFVGAMQWSSDTFFYQIGRGVGGPTLIEWTRKYGFGQKTGFEFASEETKGLVPDENWKQKAWKIPWTVGDTINMSIGQGALQTTPLQVAIMFAVPANGGYRVQPHLLKDNEDAQNWRESLNMKPTTVKILRDGLRKVVSDGTGKVLNKPTIPPVAGKSGTAEAWKRRVKQNHAWFGAYAPADNPDLLIVAFAEHSGGGGGSVAAPMILQIMEDYYQKKYPGKYQKPEAKKQ
- a CDS encoding GNAT family N-acetyltransferase, with translation MAILKTLEPGDEALLENFLLQHADTSMFLRSNWREAGLLDQGARFQGTYIAAIANETIVAVAAHYWNGMIIVQAPVHLAEVVQALVNQSHRPILGIAGPAVQVAATKQVLGLVEQPIQLDDSEILLSLTLQNLQVPPALASGEVECRLPYPEEFDLLSYWCADYNIEALGHLHTPDLVLNCRRELEARQARARHWILVAQDMPIAYTTFNAWLPDIVQIGGVWTPPALRSRGYAKCVVAGSLLEARSHGVERAILFTNRENYPALAAYQAIGFRPTGEEFGLVMFQ